In Verrucomicrobiota bacterium, one genomic interval encodes:
- a CDS encoding vitamin B12-dependent ribonucleotide reductase, translating into MIDTREQVVSSSPVQTRRRTTVTSASRSARSAGGKKALKLERVFSTSKVSPFDQVEWEKRTAEITDDNGKAIFKQEGVEVPKTWSGLATKVVCSKYFYGDPQKTGEREYSVRQLIHRVTRTIADWGIKDGYFSKADGELFYEELTWLCLNQYGAFNSPVWFNVGLFHQYHIGKNSGRGNWFFNEKTGEAERATTQYEYPQGSACFIQSVADNMESIMQLAHSEAMLFKYGSGTGSDLSPIRSSKEKLSGGGKPSGPLSFLKVYDQVANVVKSGGKTRRAAKMNTLRDWHGDIEEFIDAKAREERKAWALIEQGYDGSFNGEAYGSVMYQNENLSVRVSDEFMRAALEGKEWWTRTVIGGQPIAKKDASRLLEKIAEGTWVCGDPGLQYDGAIQRWHTCKGTEPIHSTNPCSEYVFINNTACNLASLNLMKFKREDGVFDVERFKAAVRIYITAQEILIDNASYPTKEIAENSHTFRTLGLGYANLGSLIMDYGLSYDSDEARALAGAITAIMTGYAYEQSAEIAGVMAPFPGYRDARCTHVPTPINRDNVESMLGVIKQHRDAVEKIQPSREFAYLKEEARTCWTRALERGQQSGYRNAQVTVLAPTGTIAFLMDCDTTGIEPDIALIKYKNLAGGGSLKIVNRTVPDALRRLGYTENELQAIIAHIAKHDTIEDVTDNGAVITSGLKPEHLPIFDCAFKPAKGKRSIHYMAHLMMMAAAQPFISGAISKTVNLPNEATVKDIRDAYVNAWEMGLKCVAIYRDGSKRSQPLNTKKNAATAEKTPEVEPLKARNAMLEAEITRLHDQINQPLRRRLPETRTAITHKFDVAGHEGYLTVGLFEDGQPGELFITMAKEGSTIGGLMDSIGTLTSMSLQYGVPLEALVRKFAHQRFEPSGFTKHPEIRSASSIIDYVFRWMALQFIPGYREANSTNTNQQELAIPGLLEEVKKAVNRPVPGLLPMANDTDILVKAEVVTPPRGNELTRMIVNQGDAPTCPNCGHVAVRNGACYKCLNCGESLGCS; encoded by the coding sequence ATGATTGATACACGTGAACAAGTGGTGTCGTCTTCACCAGTGCAGACGCGGCGTCGCACAACTGTAACTTCCGCCTCCCGCTCCGCCCGGTCCGCAGGTGGTAAAAAAGCCCTGAAACTCGAACGCGTATTCAGCACCTCCAAAGTCAGTCCGTTTGACCAGGTGGAATGGGAGAAACGCACGGCCGAAATTACCGATGACAATGGCAAGGCCATTTTTAAACAGGAGGGGGTCGAAGTTCCCAAGACTTGGTCCGGGCTTGCCACAAAAGTGGTCTGCTCGAAATATTTTTACGGTGATCCCCAAAAGACCGGGGAACGCGAATATTCCGTCCGCCAATTGATTCATCGAGTCACCCGCACCATCGCGGATTGGGGTATCAAGGACGGTTATTTCAGCAAGGCGGATGGCGAACTCTTCTATGAAGAGCTGACGTGGCTGTGCCTGAACCAGTATGGTGCGTTTAATTCGCCGGTCTGGTTTAACGTCGGCCTGTTTCATCAATACCACATCGGCAAGAATTCCGGACGCGGTAATTGGTTCTTCAATGAGAAAACAGGCGAAGCGGAACGCGCCACCACGCAGTATGAATACCCGCAGGGCAGCGCCTGCTTCATCCAATCCGTGGCCGACAACATGGAATCCATCATGCAACTGGCGCATTCGGAGGCCATGCTGTTCAAGTACGGTTCCGGCACCGGCAGCGATCTCAGCCCGATCCGTTCGAGCAAGGAAAAACTGTCCGGCGGCGGCAAACCCAGCGGCCCGCTTAGCTTTCTTAAGGTGTATGACCAGGTGGCCAACGTCGTCAAATCCGGCGGTAAAACCCGCCGTGCCGCGAAGATGAACACCCTGCGCGACTGGCATGGCGACATCGAGGAATTCATTGATGCCAAAGCCCGGGAAGAGCGCAAGGCTTGGGCACTGATCGAACAGGGTTACGACGGCTCGTTCAACGGCGAAGCCTATGGATCGGTGATGTATCAGAACGAAAATTTATCCGTGCGTGTCAGCGATGAGTTCATGCGCGCGGCGCTGGAAGGCAAGGAATGGTGGACCCGCACGGTCATTGGCGGCCAGCCGATTGCGAAGAAGGATGCCAGCCGCCTGTTGGAAAAAATCGCCGAAGGGACTTGGGTCTGCGGCGATCCCGGACTGCAATACGACGGCGCGATTCAGCGCTGGCACACCTGCAAGGGCACGGAGCCGATTCATTCCACCAACCCCTGCTCAGAATACGTGTTCATCAACAACACCGCCTGCAATCTGGCCTCGTTGAACCTGATGAAGTTTAAACGCGAAGACGGCGTTTTTGATGTCGAGCGGTTCAAGGCAGCCGTACGCATCTACATTACTGCGCAGGAAATCCTGATTGACAATGCCAGCTATCCCACCAAGGAAATTGCTGAGAATTCACATACCTTTCGCACGCTGGGTCTGGGGTACGCCAACCTCGGATCGTTGATTATGGATTACGGTCTCTCCTATGATTCCGATGAGGCGCGTGCCTTGGCTGGCGCCATCACCGCCATCATGACCGGCTACGCCTACGAACAATCCGCGGAAATCGCCGGTGTCATGGCCCCATTCCCCGGCTACCGCGATGCCCGCTGCACCCACGTACCCACCCCCATCAACCGGGACAACGTCGAATCCATGCTGGGCGTCATCAAACAGCATCGCGACGCCGTTGAAAAAATCCAGCCCAGCCGCGAGTTTGCTTACCTCAAAGAAGAGGCGCGCACCTGCTGGACCCGCGCCTTGGAACGCGGTCAGCAATCCGGCTATCGCAACGCGCAGGTCACCGTGCTGGCCCCTACCGGCACCATCGCCTTCCTCATGGATTGCGATACTACCGGCATCGAACCGGACATCGCGCTGATCAAATACAAAAATCTGGCCGGCGGCGGCTCGTTGAAAATTGTGAATCGCACCGTGCCGGACGCGCTACGGCGTTTGGGTTATACGGAAAACGAACTCCAAGCCATCATCGCCCACATTGCCAAACACGACACCATCGAGGATGTCACTGACAATGGAGCGGTAATTACCAGTGGCCTCAAGCCCGAGCATCTACCGATCTTTGATTGCGCGTTCAAACCCGCCAAAGGCAAGCGCAGTATTCATTACATGGCCCACCTGATGATGATGGCTGCCGCCCAGCCGTTTATCAGCGGGGCCATTTCCAAGACCGTCAACCTGCCCAACGAAGCCACGGTCAAGGACATTCGCGACGCCTACGTCAACGCTTGGGAAATGGGCCTCAAATGCGTGGCTATCTATCGCGATGGCTCCAAACGTTCCCAACCGCTTAATACCAAGAAAAATGCGGCTACGGCGGAGAAAACTCCGGAGGTGGAACCTCTGAAGGCGCGCAACGCCATGCTGGAGGCCGAAATTACCCGGCTCCATGACCAGATCAACCAGCCGTTGCGTCGGCGGTTGCCTGAAACCCGCACCGCCATCACTCATAAATTCGATGTCGCGGGGCACGAAGGCTATCTCACCGTCGGCCTGTTCGAGGACGGTCAACCCGGCGAGTTGTTCATCACCATGGCCAAGGAAGGGTCCACCATCGGCGGCCTAATGGACAGCATCGGCACCCTCACCAGCATGTCCCTGCAATACGGCGTGCCGCTCGAAGCGCTCGTCCGCAAATTCGCCCACCAGCGCTTTGAGCCCAGTGGCTTTACCAAACACCCGGAAATTCGCAGTGCCTCCTCCATTATAGATTATGTCTTCCGCTGGATGGCGCTGCAATTCATCCCTGGTTATCGTGAGGCCAATTCAACGAATACCAACCAGCAAGAACTGGCCATTCCCGGTCTGCTCGAGGAAGTCAAAAAAGCGGTAAACCGCCCGGTGCCTGGGCTCCTACCCATGGCAAACGACACTGATATTCTGGTAAAAGCGGAAGTGGTCACCCCGCCGAGGGGCAATGAACTTACGCGCATGATTGTCAACCAGGGGGATGCCCCCACCTGCCCGAACTGCGGCCATGTCGCCGTGCGCAATGGGGCTTGTTATAAATGTTTAAATTGTGGAGAAAGTCTCGGTTGCTCCTGA